The following coding sequences are from one Plectropomus leopardus isolate mb chromosome 10, YSFRI_Pleo_2.0, whole genome shotgun sequence window:
- the LOC121949301 gene encoding LIM domain only protein 7-like: MCSSLACCAAAEKLLFDTCDWLSLLSSSGVNRGETQPHQQGSVRVEHRHPVSTHSLFRDMYDDSEDEDDEVGYADPIQDDLYSRKMGVKPQPAAKVSYDKFLPKFWTPEEDIHIQKIKLGSQRRPWYKKMQGFSYKKSGSSSDDSDCDISPWLSSAPSPSGPSPSHPHTHEAPAHTTLVVGKSPHIQAHTLPQLPKIQPPLLETPPLVFAPVDPTSGPRLVKCERWALLGRQDPREPPDPIDYESIIPDLENDDMFARRTLAFQSNTDLAMMKTQLPAKYRLYSSEPQINIITQRRSGGGTEENEYPDIEEDDVVYRKEKTQLAQRPLSGAPDNYAPMPIPEPWALPPDLKARLLCPPCPLTQEAAENKQNVAEREANPKTDDMLVRKFGVCSDQSSVKANQMTPTVPSSCSEGDLQKWQAIREASQLRYKKKLMVERLAALKL, encoded by the exons ATGTGCTCCTCTTTGGcgtgctgtgctgctgctgaaaaactTCTCTTTGACACATGTGATTGGCTGTCTCTCTTGAGCAGCAGTGGCGTCAACAGAGGAGAAACTCAGCCCCACCAGCAGGGCTCCGTGAGGGTGGAGCACCGCCACCCCGTGTCCACCCACAGCCTGTTCAGGGACATGTATGATGACTCTGAGGACGAGGACGATGAGGTGGGCTACGCTGACCCCATCCAAGACGATCTGTACTCTCGCAAGATGGGCGTCAAACCCCAACCTGCTGCCAAAGTGTCTTATGACAAGTTTTTACCAAAATTCTGGACGCCAGAAGAAGATATTCACATACAGAAGATCAAACTGGGCTCTCAGAGGAGACCCTGGTACAAGAAGATGCAAGGCTTCAG CTATAAGAAGTCGGGCTCTTCGTCAGATGATTCAGACTGTGACATCAGTCCTTGGCTCTCCTCTGCCCCCTCTCCCTCCGGCCCCTCTCCCTCTCACCCCCACACACACGAGGCCCCGGCTCACACCACCCTCGTTGTGGGGAAAAG TCCTCATATCCAAGCTCACACTCTCCCACAGCTCCCAAAGATACAGCCCCCTCTGTTAGAGACCCCCCCTCTGGTGTTTGCCCCAGTGGACCCCACCTCGGGTCCCAGATTGGTCAAATGTGAGAGGTGGGCCCTCCTGGGGCGCCAAGACCCCCGGGAGCCCCCAGACCCCATAGATTATGAGAGCATTATCCCTGACTTGGAGAATGATGACATGTTTGCCAGGCGGACGCTGGCCTTCCAGTCCAACACAGACTTAGCTATGATGAAGACTCAGCTGCCCGCCAAGTATCGCCTCTACTCATCTGAGCCGCAGATCAATATCATCACCCAGCGACGCAGCGGGGGCGGCACGGAGGAGAACGAATACCCTGATATCGAGGAGGACGATGTTGTTTATCGTAAGGAGAAAACCCAGCTGGCCCAGCGGCCGCTCTCAGGAGCCCCTGACAACTACGCCCCGATGCCCATCCCGGAGCCATGGGCTCTGCCTCCTGACCTCAAGGCCAGACTCCTGTGCCCCCCGTGTCCTCTAACGCAGGAGGCAgcggaaaacaaacaaaatgtggcTGAGAGGGAGGCGAATCCTAAAACAGATGACATGCTCGTGCGGAAATTTGGAGTTTGTTCTGATCAGAGCTCAGTGAAAGCCAATCAAATGACGCCAACTGTGCCTTCGTCCTGTAGCGAAGGCGACCTGCAGAAATGGCAGGCGATCAGGGAAGCCAGTCAGCTGAGATATAAGAAGAAGCTCATGGTGGAGAGGCTGGCCGCTCTGAAGTTGTAG